One window from the genome of Glycine soja cultivar W05 chromosome 12, ASM419377v2, whole genome shotgun sequence encodes:
- the LOC114380576 gene encoding histone H3.2, which translates to MARTKQTARKSTGGKAPRKQLATKAARKSAPATGGVKKPHRFRPGTVALREIRKYQKSTELLIRKLPFQRLVREIAQDFKTDLRFQSSAVSALQEAAEAYLVGLFEDTNLCAIHAKRVTIMPKDIQLARRIRGERA; encoded by the coding sequence ATGGCTCGTACGAAGCAAACCGCAAGGAAGTCCACCGGAGGAAAAGCTCCGAGGAAGCAACTCGCCACGAAAGCAGCACGCAAGTCCGCTCCGGCGACCGGCGGCGTGAAGAAGCCACACCGTTTCAGGCCGGGTACGGTGGCGCTGAGGGAGATCCGAAAATACCAGAAGAGCACCGAGCTTCTCATAAGGAAGCTTCCTTTCCAGAGACTCGTAAGGGAAATCGCTCAGGACTTCAAGACCGATCTCCGCTTCCAGAGCAGCGCTGTCTCCGCTCTGCAGGAAGCCGCGGAGGCCTACCTTGTTGGGCTGTTCGAGGACACCAACCTCTGCGCCATTCACGCCAAGAGAGTTACCATTATGCCCAAGGACATTCAGCTTGCTCGTAGGATTAGGGGCGAGAGGGCTTAG
- the LOC114380388 gene encoding uncharacterized protein LOC114380388, which translates to MTMDRLSQSSSDSPTRGDPKVLSIECLKGSSKAHEWTGDMLQTGDIVEELRIGASPNALISFRSPFKNGKSGVNRILQDSYKKKDTSILVLVRRGPHEFAELQACIVPNDSSGKKHYVLRSITDPNYVVAFLDRTETECFQLQASRTTRMVNALTRTRLQDGYVSYPWERRMQELLSVPNSSNFLSILLLPKVSDRIAARYNDVEDTLARANTWLNAAQASGVPIVFMNVQTESLLTKISGETASSTVNAGSLSDLSNLANASLYGFEDYHGVDIGVVRAVRLWYAPIGGEISIEIKLKEDDAKLGFAISRTEEGFIFIQTVIEDNQENVPATRSGLSNLYKAAKDTSKLLVVSRLSNQRVLPWMVSSTGAIRCYDTVSLSQKLSLHRHTKVPILLHVFLWDRTLASSVESTRLSSLSPSVLPLPLSQEVQLAPHPNENQIQPLPHEGSDAGGGVSSVGSQPMQLERDTAGDLSFRFHNFSVSNCWL; encoded by the exons ATGACCATGGACCGGTTATCACAAAGCAGTTCGGACTCACCCACACGAGGAGACCCCAAAGTGTTATCCATAGAGTGTCTCAAGGGAAGTTCCAAAGCCCACGAGTGGACCGGAGACATGCTTCAAACCGGAGACATCGTCGAAGAGCTTCGAATCGGAGCTTCTCCTAACGCGCTTATCAGCTTCAGATCGCCTTTTAAAAACGGCAAGAGTGGCGTTAATAGAATCCTGCAAGACTCCTACAAGAAGAAAGACACCTCTATCCTTGTTCTGGTTCGCCGAGGACCCCACGAGTTCGCCGAGCTGCAGGCGTGTATTGTCCCCAACGATTCCTCCGGGAAGAAGCACTATGTCCTCCGCTCCATCACTGATCCTAACTACGTCGTTGCCTTCCTGGATCGAACTGAAACCGAGTGCTTCCAACTCCAAG CTTCAAGGACCACTAGGATGGTAAATGCACTAACTAGGACGCGGTTACAAGATGGATATGTCTCGTATCCATGGGAGAGGAGGATGCAGGAGTTGCTATCAGTTCCCAATTCTAGCAATTTTCTTTCAATATTACTTCTTCCCAAAGTTTCAGATAGGATAGCTGCTCGCTACAATGATGTGGAGGATACACTAGCCAGGGCAAATACGTGGCTGAATGCAGCTCAAGCTTCAGGTGTCCCTATTGTCTTTATGAATGTCCAAACCGAGTCCCTACTTACTAAG ATCTCTGGAGAGACAGCTTCTTCCACTGTAAATGCAGGATCATTATCCGACTTATCTAACCTTGCAAATGCAAGCCTTTATGGCTTTGAGGATTACCATGGAGTAGACATTGGTGTTGTTAGAGCAGTTCGGCTCTGGTATGCTCCAATCGGAGGAGAGATCTCAATTGAGATAAAACTAAAAGAGGACGACGCAAAGCTTGGCTTTGCCATTAGTCGTACAGAagag GGTTTTATTTTCATCCAAACAGTTATTGAGGATAACCAAGAAAATGTACCAGCCACACGTTCAGGACTCAGCAATCTGTATAAAGCAGCAAAAGATACTTCAAAGTTGTTGGTAGTATCTAGGCTTTCAAATCAGAGAGTCCTCCCATGGATGGTCTCTTCAACAGGAGCCATTAGGTGTTATGACACTGTTTCATTGAGCCAGAAACTCTCCTTGCATAGACACACCAAAGTTCCTATTCTCCTTCATGTCTTCCTTTGGGATAGAACATTGGCTTCAAGTGTAGAAAGTACAAGATTGAGTTCATTATCTCCTTCAGTGTTGCCATTACCATTATCACAAGAAGTTCAATTGGCACCCCATCCAAATGAGAACCAAATACAGCCATTGCCCCATGAAGGGTCTGATGCAGGTGGTGGTGTCAGCAGTGTTGGTTCTCAGCCAATGCAGCTCGAGAGAGACACAGCTGGGGATCTCTCATTCAGATTCCACAACTTCTCAGTGTCCAACTGCTGGTTATga